In Streptomyces chartreusis NRRL 3882, the following are encoded in one genomic region:
- a CDS encoding CaiB/BaiF CoA transferase family protein — protein MTDITDTATGPLEGIRVIDLSTVVMGPYAAQILGDLGADVIKIESPADTVRVGHYRTTPGMTPLNLNVNRNKRSVALNLKEDTDRERALKLIDTADVLITNMRPGALHRLGLSYDDIAARNPGLVYAHAQGFRSDSDRAGHAAYDETVQAASGLVDIADRALGEPVYLPTIIGDKVSSLTIAYSVLAALLHRNRTGQGQLVEIPMTDTLIAFNLVEHLAGHTHVPETGSTGFPLSMLKGHKAVRTKDGLACVIPYNPRNYRDFFTAAGRPDLAEDPRVGGDAVDSADHEDLAALVDACAPALTTEEWAEVCAKHSIPMAPVLELDRAHEDPYVQGGHLLDTVEHPTEGTVRTIGIPLRFSATPGSIRRLAPVAGQDTEDVLAELDTAAR, from the coding sequence ATGACGGACATCACGGACACCGCCACCGGCCCCCTGGAAGGCATCCGCGTGATCGACCTGTCGACCGTGGTGATGGGCCCCTACGCGGCCCAGATCCTCGGCGACCTGGGCGCCGACGTGATCAAGATCGAGTCGCCCGCCGACACCGTGCGCGTGGGCCACTACCGCACCACGCCGGGCATGACCCCGCTGAACCTCAACGTCAACCGCAACAAGCGCAGCGTGGCCCTCAACCTGAAGGAGGACACGGACCGGGAGCGGGCGCTGAAGCTGATCGACACCGCGGACGTGCTGATCACCAACATGCGGCCGGGCGCACTGCACCGCCTCGGCCTGTCCTACGACGACATCGCCGCCCGCAACCCGGGGCTCGTCTACGCGCACGCCCAGGGCTTCCGCAGCGACTCGGACCGGGCCGGCCACGCCGCCTACGACGAGACCGTGCAGGCCGCGTCCGGCCTGGTCGACATCGCCGACCGCGCGCTGGGCGAGCCCGTCTACCTGCCGACCATCATCGGCGACAAGGTCTCCTCCCTGACCATCGCCTACAGCGTGCTCGCCGCCCTGCTGCACCGGAACAGGACCGGACAGGGCCAGCTCGTCGAGATCCCGATGACCGACACCCTGATCGCGTTCAACCTCGTCGAGCACCTGGCCGGACACACCCACGTGCCCGAGACCGGCTCCACCGGTTTCCCGCTGTCGATGCTCAAGGGCCACAAGGCGGTGCGCACCAAGGACGGCCTGGCCTGCGTCATCCCGTACAACCCGCGGAACTACCGGGACTTCTTCACCGCCGCCGGACGCCCGGACCTCGCCGAGGACCCGCGCGTGGGCGGGGACGCCGTCGACAGCGCCGACCACGAGGACCTCGCCGCCCTGGTCGACGCCTGCGCCCCGGCCCTGACCACCGAGGAGTGGGCGGAGGTGTGCGCGAAGCACAGCATCCCGATGGCCCCGGTGCTGGAACTGGACCGCGCCCACGAGGACCCCTATGTCCAGGGCGGCCACCTCCTCGACACCGTCGAGCACCCGACCGAGGGCACGGTCCGCACCATCGGCATCCCGCTGCGCTTCTCCGCCACGCCCGGCTCGATCCGCCGCCTGGCGCCGGTCGCCGGCCAGGACACCGAGGACGTCCTCGCCGAGCTCGACACCGCCGCCCGCTGA
- a CDS encoding crotonase/enoyl-CoA hydratase family protein, with amino-acid sequence MSTPATPLVRTERIGSTLLITLDRPEARNAVNAAVAAGLAAALDELEAEPELRAGVLTGEGGTFSAGMDLKAALRGESPEVEGRGFGGLTEAEPAKPLIAAVEGYAMGGGFELALACDLIVAAEDARFGLPEVKRGLIAAGGGVIRLPKRVPHHLAMELLLTGDPVDGRRAGELGLANRVTATGQAVAEALRLAERLAENAPLALAAVKRVARAADGAPDADAFAFQRGEMKTLMASADVREGMTAFAERRPARWTGR; translated from the coding sequence ATGAGCACCCCCGCAACTCCCCTCGTACGCACCGAACGGATCGGCTCCACCCTGCTGATCACCCTCGACCGCCCCGAGGCCCGCAACGCCGTGAACGCCGCGGTCGCCGCCGGACTGGCCGCCGCACTGGACGAACTGGAGGCCGAACCCGAGCTGCGGGCCGGCGTCCTGACCGGCGAGGGCGGCACGTTCAGCGCCGGCATGGACCTCAAGGCCGCGCTGCGCGGCGAGTCCCCCGAGGTCGAAGGCCGCGGTTTCGGCGGCCTGACCGAGGCCGAGCCGGCCAAGCCGCTGATCGCCGCCGTGGAGGGCTACGCCATGGGCGGCGGCTTCGAACTGGCCCTGGCCTGCGACTTGATCGTCGCGGCCGAGGACGCCCGGTTCGGGCTGCCCGAGGTCAAGCGCGGGCTGATCGCCGCGGGCGGCGGCGTGATCCGGCTGCCCAAGCGCGTCCCGCACCACCTGGCCATGGAACTCCTGCTGACCGGCGACCCCGTCGACGGCCGCCGCGCCGGCGAACTGGGCCTGGCGAACCGGGTCACCGCCACCGGCCAGGCCGTCGCCGAGGCGCTCCGGCTGGCCGAACGGCTCGCGGAGAACGCCCCGCTCGCGCTCGCGGCCGTCAAGCGCGTCGCCCGCGCCGCCGACGGTGCGCCCGACGCCGACGCCTTCGCCTTCCAGCGCGGCGAGATGAAGACCCTGATGGCCTCGGCGGACGTACGCGAGGGCATGACCGCCTTCGCCGAGCGCCGCCCCGCGCGGTGGACGGGACGGTGA
- a CDS encoding 3-hydroxyacyl-CoA dehydrogenase NAD-binding domain-containing protein — protein MTRTFRTAAVIGAGTIGLSWTALFAAHGLTVRVSDPRPDLAEAVDGALAQAAPHLAARGLDVTGLADRVHIAAGVTEAVRDADVVQENGPERVEFKQDLFAALAREAPGHALLLSSSSAIPSTEFTEELADDAAARVLIGHPFNPPHLVPLVEVVPGERTGEDAVRAAVDFYASVGRTPVVERREIPGFVGNRLQNALSREAVYLVEQGVVTPEELDTVMTNSLGLRWATVGPFLGSHLGGGPGGYRHMAEHIGTSMQRMWATLGTPSQNPDQRERLIAAVEQAYGSSTYSELTETRDRRQLAVLSALDGADKEEN, from the coding sequence ATGACCCGCACCTTCCGTACGGCCGCGGTGATCGGCGCCGGGACCATCGGACTGTCCTGGACGGCGCTGTTCGCCGCGCACGGCCTGACGGTCCGGGTGAGCGACCCGCGACCGGACCTCGCCGAGGCCGTGGACGGGGCCCTGGCGCAAGCCGCCCCGCACCTGGCCGCCCGCGGCCTGGACGTGACCGGCCTCGCCGACCGGGTGCACATCGCCGCCGGCGTCACCGAGGCGGTCCGGGACGCGGACGTCGTACAGGAGAACGGCCCCGAGCGCGTCGAGTTCAAGCAGGACCTGTTCGCCGCCCTCGCCCGGGAAGCCCCCGGTCACGCGCTGCTGCTCAGCTCCTCGTCGGCCATCCCGTCGACCGAGTTCACCGAGGAGCTGGCGGACGACGCCGCCGCCCGCGTCCTGATCGGCCACCCCTTCAACCCGCCGCACCTCGTCCCGCTCGTCGAGGTCGTGCCCGGCGAGCGCACCGGCGAGGACGCCGTACGGGCGGCGGTGGACTTCTACGCCTCGGTCGGCCGCACCCCGGTCGTCGAGCGCAGGGAAATCCCCGGCTTCGTCGGGAACCGGCTGCAGAACGCGCTCAGCCGCGAGGCCGTGTACCTCGTCGAGCAGGGCGTGGTGACGCCCGAGGAGCTCGACACGGTGATGACCAACTCGCTGGGCCTGCGCTGGGCCACGGTCGGTCCGTTCCTCGGCTCGCACCTGGGCGGCGGACCGGGCGGCTACCGGCACATGGCCGAGCACATCGGCACCTCGATGCAGCGGATGTGGGCGACCCTCGGCACCCCGTCGCAGAACCCCGACCAGCGGGAACGGCTCATCGCAGCCGTGGAACAGGCCTACGGCTCCTCCACGTACTCGGAACTCACCGAGACGCGCGACCGCAGGCAACTCGCCGTGCTGTCCGCCCTGGACGGCGCCGACAAGGAGGAGAACTGA
- a CDS encoding MarR family winged helix-turn-helix transcriptional regulator, whose product MDEQDPGLQLVHLLRAVTVELDLFAAEFAVRNGLHATDVRALIHLLDAGRAGERATPGRLGAKLGVNSASTTALVDRLERLGLVRRERDTRDRRRVLLVVQEKAVALGWSFFGPLIHEMVGAMGAFDEQELATVRRFLLTMRDVTAAGRGARRDGPADG is encoded by the coding sequence GTGGACGAGCAGGATCCTGGCCTTCAACTGGTCCATCTGCTGCGGGCCGTCACCGTCGAACTGGACCTGTTCGCCGCGGAGTTCGCTGTCCGCAACGGCCTGCATGCCACGGACGTACGGGCGCTGATCCATCTGCTGGACGCCGGTCGGGCGGGCGAGAGGGCCACGCCCGGACGGCTCGGAGCGAAGCTGGGGGTGAACTCGGCATCGACCACGGCCCTGGTCGACCGGCTGGAGCGACTCGGGCTCGTCCGCCGGGAACGCGACACCCGCGACCGCCGACGGGTGCTTCTCGTCGTGCAGGAGAAGGCCGTCGCCCTGGGCTGGTCGTTCTTCGGGCCGCTGATCCACGAGATGGTCGGGGCGATGGGAGCCTTCGACGAACAGGAGCTGGCCACGGTGCGGCGGTTTCTGCTGACCATGCGCGATGTCACCGCCGCGGGGCGAGGTGCCCGACGGGACGGTCCTGCCGACGGCTGA
- a CDS encoding protein-arginine deiminase domain-containing protein, producing MVLALAAAGSVLAGPVGSASAADAAGRADLRADVNRDGRVDVTGGSDKAGEDSWSVGRGAVYLPNIDDDSKRCPVTGPGGRPLSDAKLAACNDGSDTSVNGSADAADLAPVRSVPLPGLPADAKGSLKITTGGKHAHLFLKRSGKWVLVTSKTRLTAAELRSGVEFGVEGTDIVRDSAKWDGRAVVRLTVTTGQKSTSDAVTLRVAPLLTHHHLQNTQQVMVTEVQGEGPYSRLQQKFVAELAKEVEQAGITKPLVTFEKYADPWAQDFVEPAYVSMTGPGGQRHVMRVMLRSAQPDRDAGRELFEKVRGRDIGVVQVTDPAEPDDWSLNSMGNLETIPPYAHGGRSFPAGRIIMGERKDSGARPSKVMRTMLKSQGLQDPLLLDTSWLGVGHVDEFVQFLPADTPRGWRMGVADPEAGLRLLRDAERDGHGKTKMFSVPGRSDSPAPKETIDQALASKHLVADNEMAARRIAANLEILKRETGVTDEEIVRVPALYTRESEVTTESGDEIPVPRLTRMGAGSDLVDSLADHGQQKWLAENPAAPRAAAPAARATVMTSAYVPGAVNGVLLGRDRYLAPRQWGPVIGGKDIFTEAVTAAYQRVGLKVSYIDDWYTYHLGMGEVHCGTNTLRDATAAWWQRPAR from the coding sequence ATGGTCCTGGCTCTCGCCGCGGCGGGGTCCGTGCTGGCCGGGCCGGTCGGCTCCGCTTCTGCTGCCGACGCGGCCGGTCGCGCCGATCTGCGGGCGGATGTGAACCGCGACGGACGGGTCGACGTCACGGGCGGCAGCGACAAGGCCGGTGAGGACAGCTGGTCCGTCGGGCGTGGAGCCGTCTACCTGCCCAACATCGATGACGACAGCAAGCGGTGCCCGGTCACCGGGCCGGGCGGCAGACCGCTGTCCGACGCCAAGTTGGCCGCCTGCAACGACGGGTCCGACACGTCGGTCAACGGCAGTGCGGACGCCGCCGACCTCGCCCCGGTCCGTTCCGTGCCCCTGCCCGGCCTCCCCGCGGACGCCAAGGGCAGCCTGAAGATCACCACGGGTGGCAAGCACGCGCACCTCTTCCTCAAGCGGTCCGGGAAGTGGGTCCTGGTGACGTCCAAGACCCGGCTGACCGCAGCCGAGCTGCGTTCCGGTGTGGAGTTCGGTGTCGAGGGCACCGACATCGTGCGGGACAGCGCGAAGTGGGACGGACGTGCGGTGGTCCGGCTGACGGTGACGACCGGGCAGAAGTCCACCTCCGACGCCGTGACCCTGCGCGTCGCGCCGCTGCTGACCCACCATCACCTGCAGAACACCCAGCAGGTGATGGTGACCGAGGTCCAGGGTGAGGGCCCGTACAGCCGTCTTCAGCAGAAGTTCGTCGCCGAGCTCGCGAAGGAGGTCGAGCAGGCCGGAATCACCAAGCCGCTGGTCACCTTCGAGAAGTACGCCGACCCCTGGGCGCAGGACTTCGTCGAACCGGCCTACGTCAGCATGACCGGGCCGGGTGGTCAGCGGCACGTGATGCGCGTGATGCTGCGGTCCGCCCAGCCGGACCGGGACGCGGGCCGGGAGCTGTTCGAGAAGGTACGCGGCCGGGACATCGGTGTGGTGCAGGTGACCGACCCGGCCGAGCCCGACGACTGGTCGCTCAACTCCATGGGGAACCTGGAGACCATCCCGCCCTACGCGCACGGCGGCCGCTCGTTCCCGGCCGGGCGGATCATCATGGGCGAGCGCAAGGACAGCGGGGCGCGTCCGTCGAAGGTGATGCGGACGATGCTCAAGTCGCAGGGGTTGCAGGATCCGCTGCTGCTGGACACCTCCTGGCTGGGCGTCGGGCACGTCGACGAGTTCGTGCAGTTCCTGCCCGCCGACACGCCGCGCGGCTGGCGCATGGGTGTCGCCGATCCGGAGGCGGGGCTGCGGCTGCTGCGCGACGCCGAGCGCGACGGCCACGGCAAGACGAAGATGTTCTCCGTCCCGGGCCGCAGTGACAGTCCGGCGCCCAAGGAGACCATCGACCAGGCGCTCGCCTCCAAGCATCTGGTGGCCGACAACGAGATGGCCGCACGGCGCATCGCGGCCAACCTGGAGATCCTCAAGCGCGAGACGGGTGTCACCGACGAGGAGATCGTGCGGGTGCCCGCGCTGTACACCCGCGAGTCGGAGGTGACGACCGAGAGCGGCGACGAGATTCCCGTGCCGCGTCTGACGCGCATGGGCGCCGGCTCCGACCTCGTGGACAGCCTCGCGGACCACGGCCAGCAGAAGTGGCTCGCCGAGAACCCGGCCGCCCCGCGTGCGGCGGCTCCGGCGGCCCGGGCGACGGTGATGACCAGCGCGTACGTTCCCGGAGCGGTCAACGGTGTGCTCCTGGGGCGGGACCGCTACCTCGCCCCGCGCCAGTGGGGGCCCGTCATCGGCGGCAAGGACATCTTCACGGAGGCCGTCACCGCCGCTTACCAGCGGGTCGGGCTGAAGGTGTCGTACATCGACGACTGGTACACCTACCACCTCGGCATGGGCGAGGTGCACTGCGGCACCAACACCCTGCGCGACGCGACGGCCGCGTGGTGGCAGCGCCCGGCGCGCTGA
- a CDS encoding alpha/beta fold hydrolase → MGDEAVFYAAYDAVLRQWPVEVRSVDVPSPHGSTRVQICGREDGVPIVLLPGGGTTSVVWFATVGALAASHRVYAVDLMGDIGRSVHDGERLRGAGDLTAWLDSVLDALDLDGARLCGHSYGAWIALNYALHAPRRLDRLALLDPVNCFAGMSPRYLAHALPMLLRPTAERVRAFHHWETGRTPEDPVWRAFLDSTAGARRSKVVAMRRPKAQALRGCTVPALVVLAERSRAHNARRVAAAARRLLPEAGVVTLPGASHHSVPTERPAELNRLLAQFLA, encoded by the coding sequence ATGGGTGACGAGGCAGTTTTCTACGCGGCGTACGACGCCGTCCTGCGGCAGTGGCCCGTCGAGGTCCGGAGCGTCGACGTGCCGTCCCCCCACGGCAGCACCCGGGTCCAGATCTGCGGCCGGGAGGACGGCGTTCCGATCGTGCTGCTGCCCGGCGGCGGGACGACCTCGGTGGTCTGGTTCGCCACCGTCGGGGCCTTGGCCGCCAGCCATCGGGTGTACGCCGTCGACCTGATGGGCGACATCGGTCGCAGCGTGCACGACGGGGAGCGACTGCGCGGGGCCGGCGACCTGACGGCATGGCTCGACTCGGTCCTCGACGCGCTGGACCTGGACGGTGCACGCTTGTGCGGCCACTCCTACGGCGCCTGGATCGCCCTGAACTACGCGCTGCACGCGCCCCGCCGGCTCGACAGGCTCGCGCTGCTCGACCCGGTCAACTGCTTCGCCGGCATGAGCCCGCGCTACCTCGCGCATGCCCTGCCGATGCTGCTGAGGCCCACGGCCGAGCGGGTGCGGGCCTTCCACCACTGGGAGACCGGCCGTACTCCTGAGGATCCCGTGTGGCGAGCCTTCCTGGACAGCACGGCCGGCGCCCGGCGGTCGAAGGTCGTCGCCATGCGGCGTCCCAAGGCCCAGGCCCTGCGGGGTTGCACCGTCCCGGCCCTGGTGGTCCTGGCCGAACGCAGCCGGGCCCACAACGCGCGACGCGTGGCGGCCGCCGCACGCCGGCTGCTGCCCGAGGCCGGCGTCGTCACCCTGCCCGGCGCCTCCCACCATTCCGTCCCCACCGAGCGACCTGCCGAACTCAACCGGCTGTTGGCCCAGTTCCTGGCCTGA
- a CDS encoding LysR family transcriptional regulator yields the protein MELLHLRYFVAVAQELNFSTAARRLHMAASPLSRRIKDLENELGHRLFDRDTHHVRLTPAGSALLPIARGVLEQVDSIQWRLDETTRPRRTTLLLGVPSGIHPDLRTRMDALAERVGDRFEIKRWPGGTERLVDAVCDGRLALTLARLPAGGDPALEQLPVMSERLGAVVPRDRFAGRESIALAELSGLAYAGSPTAVTNAYFRGLDQQLAELGIKKRIEIGSATFDGVSEIVSSGLAFSISMLDPRSPVQNYRLDNVTVLPFSDFHPRLETGLLWRKDRAHGGDLDEVIAAAREIFAEPLHA from the coding sequence GTGGAGCTCCTGCACCTGCGCTATTTCGTCGCCGTCGCCCAAGAACTGAACTTCTCCACCGCGGCCCGCAGACTGCACATGGCGGCCTCCCCGTTGAGCCGGCGGATCAAGGATCTGGAGAACGAGCTCGGGCACCGGCTGTTCGACCGCGACACCCATCACGTGCGGCTCACCCCGGCCGGCAGCGCGCTGCTGCCGATCGCCCGCGGGGTCCTGGAGCAGGTCGACTCCATCCAGTGGCGGCTGGACGAGACGACCCGGCCGCGGCGGACCACCCTGCTGCTCGGCGTTCCCAGCGGTATCCACCCGGACCTGCGGACCCGGATGGACGCCCTCGCCGAGCGGGTCGGGGACCGGTTCGAGATCAAGCGCTGGCCGGGCGGCACCGAGCGTCTGGTCGACGCGGTGTGCGACGGCAGACTGGCGCTGACCCTGGCTCGCCTCCCGGCCGGCGGCGACCCGGCCCTGGAACAGCTGCCGGTGATGTCGGAACGGCTCGGCGCGGTCGTGCCCAGGGACCGGTTCGCGGGGCGGGAGTCGATCGCCCTGGCGGAACTGTCCGGACTCGCCTACGCGGGCTCGCCCACGGCCGTGACCAACGCGTATTTCCGCGGTCTCGACCAGCAGCTGGCCGAGCTCGGCATCAAGAAACGGATCGAAATCGGCAGCGCGACGTTCGACGGCGTTTCCGAGATAGTGTCCAGCGGCCTGGCGTTCTCCATTTCCATGCTGGATCCTCGAAGCCCCGTGCAGAATTACCGTCTCGACAATGTGACCGTCCTTCCCTTCTCGGATTTCCACCCCCGGCTGGAGACCGGACTGCTCTGGCGCAAGGACCGGGCGCACGGCGGTGACCTGGATGAAGTCATCGCCGCCGCTCGCGAGATCTTCGCCGAGCCGCTCCACGCCTGA
- a CDS encoding acyl-CoA dehydrogenase family protein — translation MTTTTEPLEDQLTADFYAYETLLPDEERAILLKARALLRDEIKPLVNSNWAKGEFPRELVGIFRDSGLAGLPYEGYGEHRPAVSNLLSGMLAMELSRTDASVATFFGVHNGLAMYSVHSGGDQEQRDRWLPAMAAMDKIGAFAMTEPLGGSDVAGGMRTTARREGDTWVLNGAKKWIGNATFADYVVVWARDVDDNHVKGFVVEKGTSGFEPAKIEGKIAFRIVENAEITLTDVRVPEANRLQNINSFRDVAEILRATRSGVAWQALGVMTGAYELALDYARERRQFGRPIGGFQLVQDLLVKSLGNITASWGMLVQLARLQDAGVFRDEHSSLAKAFVTARMREVVAWSREIFGGNGILLDHDIARFFADAEAIYSFEGTREMNTLIVGKAITGRSAFV, via the coding sequence ATGACCACCACCACGGAACCGCTCGAAGACCAGCTCACCGCGGACTTCTACGCCTACGAGACGCTCCTGCCCGACGAGGAGCGGGCGATCCTCCTCAAGGCCCGTGCCCTCCTGCGCGACGAGATCAAGCCGCTGGTGAACAGCAACTGGGCCAAGGGCGAGTTCCCCCGGGAACTCGTCGGCATCTTCCGCGACAGCGGCCTCGCCGGTCTGCCCTACGAGGGCTACGGCGAGCACCGGCCCGCCGTCAGCAACCTGCTCAGCGGCATGCTGGCGATGGAACTGAGCCGCACCGACGCCTCGGTGGCCACCTTCTTCGGCGTCCACAACGGCCTCGCCATGTACTCCGTCCACTCCGGCGGCGACCAGGAGCAGCGCGACCGCTGGCTCCCGGCGATGGCCGCGATGGACAAGATCGGCGCGTTCGCCATGACCGAGCCGCTCGGCGGCTCCGACGTCGCCGGCGGCATGCGCACCACCGCCCGGCGCGAGGGCGACACCTGGGTCCTGAACGGCGCCAAGAAGTGGATCGGCAACGCGACCTTCGCCGACTACGTCGTGGTGTGGGCGCGGGACGTCGACGACAACCACGTCAAGGGCTTCGTCGTAGAGAAGGGCACGTCCGGCTTCGAACCGGCGAAGATCGAGGGCAAGATCGCCTTCCGGATCGTGGAGAACGCCGAGATCACCCTCACCGACGTCCGGGTGCCGGAGGCGAACCGCCTCCAGAACATCAACTCCTTCCGCGACGTCGCCGAGATCCTGCGCGCCACCCGCAGCGGGGTGGCCTGGCAGGCGCTGGGCGTCATGACCGGCGCCTACGAACTGGCCCTCGACTACGCCCGGGAGCGCCGGCAGTTCGGCCGCCCGATCGGCGGTTTCCAGCTCGTGCAGGACCTGCTCGTCAAGAGCCTGGGCAACATCACCGCCTCGTGGGGCATGCTGGTGCAGCTCGCCCGGCTGCAGGACGCCGGCGTCTTCCGCGACGAACACTCCTCCCTGGCCAAGGCGTTCGTCACCGCGCGGATGCGGGAGGTCGTGGCCTGGAGCCGGGAGATCTTCGGCGGCAACGGAATCCTCCTGGACCACGACATCGCCCGCTTCTTCGCCGACGCCGAGGCGATCTACTCCTTCGAAGGAACCCGCGAGATGAACACGCTGATCGTCGGCAAGGCGATCACGGGCCGGAGCGCGTTCGTGTGA
- a CDS encoding GNAT family N-acetyltransferase, with protein sequence MNDLRVRPAAEVDLPTLVRLRDDAARWMLARGITGQWRPGELDEDHFRQVMARGEVWLAEAGGRVTGAWELWWDDEAAWGPQPPVAGYVHRLMVDRSTAAPGTGRLLLEAAERRVAEAGRRRVRLDCLAGNAPLNAYYRDAGYRVVGHKEGKPQPGGPPKSFTLLEKELMEKELSGPTAPGSQGRSG encoded by the coding sequence GTGAATGATCTACGCGTCCGCCCGGCCGCCGAGGTCGACCTGCCCACCCTCGTCCGCCTCCGCGACGACGCGGCCCGCTGGATGCTGGCCCGCGGTATCACCGGGCAGTGGCGGCCGGGGGAGCTGGACGAGGACCACTTCCGCCAGGTCATGGCACGTGGCGAGGTCTGGCTCGCGGAGGCCGGCGGGCGCGTCACCGGCGCCTGGGAGCTGTGGTGGGACGACGAGGCCGCCTGGGGGCCACAGCCGCCCGTGGCCGGATACGTGCACCGGCTCATGGTGGACCGGAGCACCGCCGCGCCCGGCACGGGGCGGCTGCTGCTGGAGGCCGCGGAGCGCCGGGTGGCCGAGGCCGGACGGCGCCGGGTCCGCCTGGACTGCCTGGCGGGGAACGCACCGCTCAACGCCTACTACCGGGACGCCGGTTATCGCGTGGTGGGCCACAAGGAGGGCAAGCCGCAGCCGGGCGGGCCGCCCAAGTCCTTCACGCTGCTGGAGAAGGAGCTGATGGAGAAGGAACTCTCCGGTCCCACGGCCCCGGGGAGCCAGGGCCGCAGCGGTTAG
- a CDS encoding acetoacetate decarboxylase, with translation MRAEDVRQRLTTPLTGPAYAPTVPRFTDREYLNVVYRTDPDALRAVVPEPLRIGEPLVRFEVMKMGDVTGYGPYTEAGQAIPVSLEGEHGEYLHAMYLDNFPATASGREVSAYPKVLGSPSLTVDSGALVGTLDHGSLRVATATMGYKHHELDRREARAQITVPTFMLKTVPGYDGLPRVQELVRTRITDVTVKEAWTGPARLQLFAHVLAPLADLPVLEVVSASHIVTDLTLNGVEPVHDYLKGAGS, from the coding sequence ATGAGGGCCGAGGACGTACGACAGCGCCTCACCACCCCGCTCACCGGCCCGGCGTACGCGCCGACGGTCCCGCGGTTCACCGACCGGGAGTACCTCAACGTCGTCTACCGCACCGACCCCGACGCGCTGCGGGCCGTCGTCCCCGAACCGCTGCGGATCGGTGAACCCCTGGTCCGGTTCGAGGTCATGAAGATGGGCGACGTCACCGGCTACGGCCCCTACACGGAGGCCGGCCAGGCGATCCCCGTCAGCCTCGAGGGCGAGCACGGCGAGTACCTGCACGCGATGTACCTCGACAACTTCCCGGCGACCGCCTCCGGCCGCGAGGTCTCGGCCTACCCGAAGGTGCTCGGCTCCCCGTCGCTCACCGTCGACTCCGGCGCGCTCGTCGGCACCCTCGACCACGGCAGCCTGCGGGTCGCCACCGCGACCATGGGCTACAAGCACCACGAGCTGGACCGGCGGGAGGCCCGGGCACAGATCACCGTGCCGACCTTCATGCTCAAGACCGTTCCCGGCTACGACGGGCTGCCGCGGGTGCAGGAACTCGTCCGCACGCGCATCACCGACGTCACCGTCAAGGAGGCCTGGACCGGCCCCGCCCGGCTCCAGCTCTTCGCGCACGTGCTCGCCCCGCTGGCCGACCTGCCGGTGCTGGAGGTCGTCTCCGCAAGCCACATCGTCACCGACCTGACGCTGAACGGCGTCGAGCCGGTCCACGACTACCTGAAGGGAGCCGGGTCATGA